CGCACGGCGCGGTAACCCGGGACCATGAGTGCAAGCCAGGTCGACTTCCATATCCTCGCCTCGGCGGACGAAAACGCCCGCCGCTCCTACGCCTGTCGCGTGGTGGAAAAGGCGCGGGAACGCGGGCACCACGTCTATCTGCGGGTCGCGGATGACACGGCGGCCGGGGAACTGGACAATCTGCTGTGGACATTCCGTGACCGCAGCTTCCTGCCCCACGCGGTGGACGCCCCCGGGGCCCCGGATGAGCCGGTACTCATCGGCACCGCGGACGGACCGTCACGCGGAGAGGCGGACGTGCTGGTCAACCTGGCCCTCACCGCCC
The DNA window shown above is from Aquisalimonas sp. 2447 and carries:
- a CDS encoding DNA polymerase III subunit chi — encoded protein: MSASQVDFHILASADENARRSYACRVVEKARERGHHVYLRVADDTAAGELDNLLWTFRDRSFLPHAVDAPGAPDEPVLIGTADGPSRGEADVLVNLALTAPGEPARYARIVEIGDNQDEVLRAARQRFRTYRDMGITPEHRTVEGV